A section of the Irregularibacter muris genome encodes:
- a CDS encoding TetR/AcrR family transcriptional regulator — protein sequence MATAFSDREKELIRKKLNKVAQECLCKYGVRKTTIDQIVQRAGISKGSFYSFYPAKEILFFEVLEEYQKSIMNELSNKLMQENNIGIDQFTELIYGLYQKVRKSFIMNIIQNQEFEFLMRKLPKELIMHHHSLDDILTKKIFSYIKLKDNINIDVVTASLRAIFMSMIYIEEIGEEDFDEVLKLLIKGLAQQIVEEDDHHE from the coding sequence ATGGCAACTGCATTTAGTGATCGTGAAAAAGAGTTAATAAGAAAAAAATTAAACAAGGTAGCCCAGGAATGTCTATGCAAATATGGTGTCAGGAAAACAACAATTGATCAAATTGTTCAAAGGGCAGGGATATCCAAGGGATCTTTTTACAGTTTTTATCCTGCAAAGGAAATTTTATTTTTTGAGGTACTGGAAGAATATCAGAAGTCTATTATGAATGAACTATCCAACAAGTTAATGCAAGAGAACAATATAGGAATTGATCAATTTACAGAATTGATTTACGGACTATATCAAAAGGTAAGAAAATCTTTTATTATGAACATAATCCAAAATCAAGAATTTGAATTTCTTATGAGGAAATTACCTAAGGAACTGATTATGCATCACCATTCATTGGATGATATACTCACAAAGAAGATTTTTTCTTATATAAAGCTTAAAGACAATATAAATATAGACGTTGTCACGGCTTCTTTAAGGGCAATTTTCATGAGTATGATCTATATTGAAGAAATTGGAGAAGAAGATTTTGATGAAGTGCTTAAACTTTTGATAAAAGGTCTTGCTCAACAAATCGTTGAGGAGGATGATCATCATGAGTGA
- a CDS encoding M20 family metallopeptidase, translated as MVFNQENVKHIQEQILSIIEENKSNYIKMSREIHGNPEIGNEEVFASQLLSERLADEGFILEKNIAGHPTGFIARKKSKAKPGPAIGYLAEYDALPGLGHACGHNIIGVASTAAAIALGRVLDEIGGEVVVFGTPAEEGGPNGSAKGSFVKANLLEGIDACMMIHPSNETRTTSNSLAVDPLDFEFVGRPAHAAASPENGINALDAVILFFNGINALRQHVTDDVRIHGIITHGGDAPNIIPEYAKARFYIRAATRTKLDEVTNKVKAVAEGAATATGTSLKVIAFQNPVDNLVLNKRFDEVFRRNLERLGESFAESDKQGTGSTDTGNISQVVATIHPTVKIGSRDLVGHTVAFREAACSSEGDKGLVLGAKALALTGLDLIVNQKLLQEIKEEFKSQK; from the coding sequence ATGGTCTTCAATCAAGAAAATGTAAAACATATACAAGAGCAAATTCTTTCAATCATTGAAGAGAATAAATCCAATTACATTAAAATGAGTCGTGAAATTCATGGCAACCCGGAAATTGGAAATGAAGAAGTTTTCGCCAGTCAATTATTATCAGAAAGACTAGCAGACGAAGGATTTATCCTGGAGAAAAATATTGCAGGTCATCCTACAGGATTTATTGCTCGAAAAAAATCCAAGGCTAAACCAGGTCCAGCCATTGGATACTTGGCAGAATATGATGCTCTACCAGGTTTAGGTCATGCCTGCGGTCATAATATTATTGGTGTAGCTAGCACAGCAGCAGCTATAGCATTGGGGCGGGTACTAGATGAGATAGGAGGAGAAGTCGTTGTCTTTGGGACACCAGCCGAAGAAGGCGGACCCAATGGAAGTGCTAAGGGAAGCTTTGTAAAGGCTAATCTACTTGAAGGAATTGACGCATGTATGATGATCCATCCTTCTAATGAAACCAGAACGACAAGCAATTCCTTGGCAGTTGATCCATTAGACTTTGAATTTGTGGGGAGACCTGCCCATGCGGCTGCCTCTCCCGAGAATGGAATTAATGCTTTAGATGCAGTGATATTATTCTTTAATGGCATCAATGCCCTACGACAGCATGTTACAGATGATGTAAGAATCCATGGAATTATTACCCATGGAGGGGATGCTCCTAATATCATACCTGAGTATGCAAAGGCTAGATTTTATATTCGAGCGGCCACTAGGACGAAACTGGATGAAGTGACCAATAAGGTAAAGGCTGTTGCAGAAGGTGCAGCCACTGCCACAGGAACAAGCTTAAAGGTCATTGCTTTTCAAAATCCAGTAGATAACCTTGTATTAAACAAAAGATTTGATGAGGTATTTAGGAGAAACTTAGAAAGGCTTGGAGAAAGCTTTGCAGAATCTGATAAACAGGGTACGGGTTCAACAGATACGGGAAACATCAGTCAAGTGGTTGCTACCATACATCCCACGGTAAAAATAGGTTCCAGGGATTTAGTAGGTCATACCGTAGCCTTTAGAGAGGCAGCATGCTCATCTGAGGGAGATAAGGGATTAGTTTTAGGAGCCAAGGCCCTTGCCCTAACAGGTCTTGACCTAATTGTAAATCAGAAATTGTTACAGGAGATTAAAGAAGAATTTAAAAGTCAAAAATAA
- a CDS encoding ABC transporter ATP-binding protein has translation MSEMISTTNLTKVYGETCVVDKVNLSVKQGDIFGFLGLNGAGKTTTIRMLLGMITPTSGQCYLQGQRVGAGNTDTWRDVGYIVETPYSYPDLTVKENLEIVRQLRGIQEKSCVHWIIKKLKLEDYASKKAKHLSLGNAQRLGIAKAMMHKPKILILDEPTNGLDPAGIVEVRQLLMDLAKNSGVTVLVSSHKLDEISRITTNIGIIHEGKLIKEIDGKQLESQLKKSLIIDGRDRLAIKSILSKTGYKVYTQDKSTTGELFPLQIQNEDAVNNPEKIATLLVNAGHPPTLLKIEKEDLEMYFLRTIKERGGDVK, from the coding sequence ATGAGTGAAATGATTAGTACGACGAACTTAACAAAGGTTTATGGAGAAACCTGTGTGGTTGACAAAGTGAACTTATCGGTTAAACAGGGAGATATATTTGGATTTTTAGGGCTAAATGGGGCAGGCAAGACTACTACAATACGAATGCTTTTAGGTATGATAACGCCTACATCAGGACAATGCTATCTTCAAGGACAAAGGGTAGGTGCTGGGAATACAGATACTTGGCGTGATGTAGGATATATTGTAGAAACGCCCTATTCATATCCGGATTTAACAGTAAAAGAGAATCTAGAAATTGTTCGTCAATTAAGGGGGATTCAGGAGAAAAGTTGTGTCCATTGGATCATAAAGAAGCTAAAATTGGAAGATTATGCATCAAAGAAGGCTAAGCATCTTTCTTTAGGAAATGCACAAAGGCTCGGCATAGCAAAGGCAATGATGCATAAACCTAAAATTTTAATCCTTGATGAACCTACAAATGGATTGGATCCCGCGGGTATTGTTGAAGTTCGTCAACTGCTAATGGATTTAGCAAAAAATTCAGGGGTAACCGTACTGGTCTCTAGTCATAAATTAGATGAAATCTCAAGAATTACTACAAATATAGGCATAATACATGAGGGAAAATTAATTAAGGAGATAGATGGAAAACAACTAGAAAGTCAGTTGAAGAAATCCTTAATAATAGATGGCAGAGATAGGCTTGCTATAAAATCTATTCTTTCTAAGACAGGATACAAGGTATATACCCAGGATAAAAGCACAACTGGGGAACTTTTTCCCCTACAAATTCAAAATGAAGATGCTGTAAATAACCCCGAAAAAATTGCTACATTACTTGTAAATGCAGGTCACCCTCCAACATTATTGAAAATTGAGAAGGAAGATTTAGAAATGTATTTCTTAAGAACCATTAAAGAGAGGGGGGGAGATGTAAAGTGA
- a CDS encoding MetQ/NlpA family ABC transporter substrate-binding protein, whose amino-acid sequence MKKLLILAIVAILIIAPLAGCSATTGNREKINIKLGVNGAEHQVWDYVQKKLAEENIELEIISFSDYVRPNLALAEGEIDANAFQTIAYFDQFKADHNLDLVSIGNTILAPMAIYSEKLKSLDEVKEGDKVALPNDATNGGRGLILLQSAGLITLKEGVGLIPTIKDVVENPKNLELIELAATQIPRSLADVDIAIINNGVAIEADFSPTEDSIFIEDASSEDAKPYINIIAVKSKDKDKEALKRLVEIYQEEATKEVIDEVYKGNVVPAF is encoded by the coding sequence ATGAAAAAATTATTGATATTGGCTATCGTTGCAATACTTATTATCGCACCTTTAGCAGGATGCAGTGCTACAACTGGAAATAGGGAAAAGATCAACATCAAATTGGGAGTAAATGGTGCAGAACACCAGGTATGGGACTATGTTCAAAAGAAATTGGCTGAAGAGAATATTGAATTAGAGATTATTTCTTTTTCGGATTATGTTCGTCCTAATTTGGCCTTAGCTGAAGGGGAAATAGATGCCAATGCCTTTCAAACCATCGCATATTTTGATCAATTTAAGGCAGATCATAATCTAGACCTTGTTTCCATAGGAAATACCATATTAGCACCTATGGCTATATATTCGGAAAAACTAAAATCCCTTGATGAAGTAAAGGAAGGGGATAAGGTCGCCCTACCCAATGATGCGACGAATGGAGGGAGGGGGCTAATCCTGTTACAGAGTGCCGGACTCATTACATTAAAAGAGGGAGTGGGCTTAATACCAACAATCAAGGACGTGGTGGAGAATCCTAAAAATCTAGAATTAATAGAATTGGCAGCAACACAAATACCAAGATCCTTGGCGGATGTTGACATTGCCATAATAAACAATGGGGTTGCCATAGAAGCAGATTTTAGTCCCACAGAGGATTCTATTTTTATTGAAGATGCAAGCAGTGAAGATGCCAAGCCCTATATCAATATCATTGCCGTTAAGTCAAAAGACAAGGATAAAGAAGCACTAAAAAGATTAGTCGAAATATACCAAGAGGAAGCTACAAAAGAAGTCATTGATGAAGTATATAAAGGAAATGTAGTTCCTGCGTTTTAA
- a CDS encoding ABC transporter ATP-binding protein, translated as MIKKFIQYYKPVKKVFIIDMICAFAVSVCDLFYPMITRKIINVYVPNQQFQLLITWLIVLAFLYIAKVGFNYYITYYGHIMGVQMQSNMRRNVFDHLQDLPFVFFDDNKTGTLTSRIVNDLMEVSELAHHGPEDLFISLVMMIGSFIILATINLPLALIVFSIVPFLVFFAMKLRVKMSDTFMETRVTIGEVNATLENSITGIRVSKAFGNKESEIKKFEKNNNMFQVARAKAYKVMAQFHTGSSFIIDFLNILVLGAGGIFFYKGYINIGDFAAFILYIGNFLNPIRKLINFVEQYQSGISGFKRFTEIMDQPLEVDEPNAVTVNSVKGEIDFDDVSFSYDEHKTILDDISFTIEQGKTVALVGPSGGGKTTLCHLIPRFYETESGNIFIDGRNIKEFTLKSLRNNIGIVQQDVFLFTGTIYDNIHCGRFDATEEEVMDAAKKANIHDLIMTLPDGYNTYIGERGVKLSGGQKQRISIARIFLKNPPILILDEATSALDNVTELLIQQSLEELSKGRTTIIVAHRLSTIKNADEIIVITNKGIEEKGNHEALVAKEGIYANLYNSQFKNIHS; from the coding sequence ATGATAAAAAAATTTATACAATATTATAAGCCTGTAAAAAAGGTGTTTATTATCGATATGATATGTGCTTTTGCAGTTTCTGTCTGCGATTTATTCTACCCTATGATTACGAGGAAAATCATTAATGTCTATGTCCCTAATCAACAATTCCAGCTTTTGATTACATGGTTAATTGTTCTAGCCTTTCTTTATATAGCAAAAGTGGGATTTAATTATTACATTACCTATTACGGACATATTATGGGGGTCCAGATGCAGTCAAATATGAGAAGAAATGTTTTTGATCATCTCCAGGATCTACCCTTTGTTTTCTTTGATGACAATAAAACAGGAACCCTTACCTCAAGGATTGTGAATGATTTAATGGAAGTGTCAGAGCTTGCCCATCATGGTCCTGAGGATTTATTTATTTCCTTGGTTATGATGATCGGTTCCTTTATTATATTGGCTACCATAAACTTGCCCCTCGCTTTAATTGTTTTTTCCATTGTCCCTTTCTTAGTCTTCTTTGCCATGAAGCTTCGGGTAAAAATGTCTGATACTTTTATGGAAACCAGAGTGACTATAGGAGAGGTAAACGCTACCTTAGAGAACAGTATCACAGGCATTCGAGTATCTAAAGCCTTTGGAAATAAGGAAAGTGAAATTAAAAAATTCGAAAAGAACAATAATATGTTTCAAGTGGCAAGGGCAAAAGCCTATAAGGTTATGGCTCAATTTCATACTGGTTCATCCTTCATTATTGATTTTCTAAATATTTTAGTATTAGGTGCTGGTGGTATTTTCTTCTATAAGGGATATATTAATATCGGAGACTTCGCAGCTTTCATCTTATATATAGGAAACTTTTTAAATCCCATTAGAAAATTAATTAACTTTGTGGAACAATATCAATCAGGAATATCTGGTTTTAAAAGATTTACTGAGATTATGGATCAACCTCTAGAAGTAGATGAGCCCAATGCCGTCACAGTAAATTCTGTAAAAGGTGAGATTGATTTTGATGACGTATCTTTTTCCTATGATGAGCATAAAACAATATTGGATGATATTAGTTTTACTATTGAACAAGGAAAAACCGTAGCCTTAGTTGGACCCTCTGGTGGGGGGAAAACCACCCTCTGCCATTTAATCCCTCGTTTTTACGAAACGGAATCAGGCAACATCTTCATTGATGGACGAAATATAAAGGAATTCACTTTAAAGTCTCTACGGAATAATATAGGAATTGTGCAGCAAGATGTATTTTTGTTCACAGGAACAATTTATGATAATATTCACTGTGGAAGATTTGATGCTACAGAAGAAGAAGTGATGGATGCAGCCAAAAAAGCCAATATTCATGACCTTATCATGACCTTACCCGATGGGTATAATACTTATATTGGGGAAAGAGGCGTAAAATTATCAGGTGGTCAAAAACAAAGAATTTCTATTGCTAGAATTTTCTTGAAAAATCCTCCTATCTTAATACTAGACGAAGCTACATCAGCCTTGGATAATGTGACTGAATTATTAATACAACAATCTTTAGAAGAACTTTCTAAGGGAAGAACTACCATTATCGTTGCCCATAGATTATCCACCATAAAAAATGCTGATGAAATTATTGTCATAACCAATAAAGGTATAGAGGAAAAGGGCAATCATGAAGCATTGGTAGCAAAAGAAGGTATTTATGCTAACTTATATAATTCTCAATTTAAAAATATACACTCGTAG
- a CDS encoding ABC transporter permease, which produces MNKIITCVSIEGKKFFRSKVPLLTMLALTIVPFVGGFFMFVLKDPSLAQNLGFISAKANIMGTADWPSYFGLLAQAVAIGGLVVFGFITSWIFGREYSDRTIKDLLALPISRNIIVFSKFIVAVLWCLMLSIIVLVLGLIVGKVVDIPGWSFDIMIQGTFIFMVCSILTILLSTPVAFFASVGRGYLSPLGFMVFTIVLAQFIAVTGYGQFFPWSIPALLSGAAGGDSAMIEGISIIIVLLTSAFGLVGTIFWWRYADQS; this is translated from the coding sequence GTGAATAAAATAATAACCTGTGTTTCAATAGAAGGAAAAAAGTTTTTTCGTTCTAAAGTCCCTTTACTCACTATGCTTGCACTTACAATAGTACCCTTTGTCGGGGGATTTTTTATGTTTGTTTTAAAAGATCCTAGCTTAGCACAAAACTTGGGTTTTATTTCTGCAAAAGCAAATATTATGGGAACTGCTGATTGGCCTTCTTACTTTGGTCTCCTTGCCCAGGCGGTTGCAATCGGTGGATTAGTAGTATTCGGATTTATTACATCTTGGATTTTTGGTAGGGAATATTCAGATAGAACCATAAAAGACTTACTAGCACTGCCAATATCACGAAATATAATTGTATTTTCTAAATTCATTGTGGCCGTTTTATGGTGTTTAATGCTTTCTATAATTGTACTGGTTTTAGGTTTAATTGTTGGAAAAGTGGTTGATATACCTGGGTGGTCATTTGACATAATGATACAAGGTACTTTTATTTTTATGGTTTGCTCCATACTAACCATATTGCTATCAACACCAGTAGCTTTTTTCGCAAGTGTTGGCCGTGGATATCTATCTCCCCTTGGATTTATGGTATTTACTATTGTATTAGCACAATTTATTGCGGTAACAGGGTACGGACAGTTTTTTCCATGGTCTATACCTGCCCTTCTAAGTGGTGCTGCTGGAGGTGACAGTGCTATGATTGAGGGGATCAGTATTATTATTGTACTTTTAACAAGTGCTTTTGGGCTAGTGGGCACTATATTTTGGTGGAGATATGCCGATCAAAGTTAG
- a CDS encoding MATE family efflux transporter, protein MSKIKELFSPKDLTQGTPWKRITEFAIPMLIGNIAQQFYNTADSIIVGRYVGDNALASVGSAAPILNLLLVLFVGIAVGAGIMVAQYFGAKDRGKLSHTIGICITLTAIASGVIMIVGPIVTRPLLSFLNTPDTIIDWCTRYLIIYFVGIGGLAYYNILAGVLRGLGDSLSALIFLLVSTALNVVLDLLFVAKLGMGVPGVALATVIAQGISAVLCMVKLLKMKENFDLNWKMLKLNKEYSYKLIKLGLPSGLTQAIFSLAMIVVQSLTNSFGEMVIACNVIVMRVDGFAMMPNFSFGSALTTFTGQNIGAKKIDRVEKGAKDGTLIAVGVATTITLLILIFGKHLMGIFTDTKDLVNLSMHMMRILAVGYIAMAVTQSLSGVMRGAGDTITPMWISLITTVVLRVPIAYGIAYFTRSAAYPTGRPESVFISLLVSWVMGAVINIFFYRKGNWRRKGFAGE, encoded by the coding sequence ATGTCAAAAATTAAGGAGTTATTTTCTCCTAAGGATTTAACCCAGGGTACTCCTTGGAAACGGATTACTGAATTTGCAATACCCATGTTGATTGGTAATATAGCTCAACAATTTTATAACACTGCTGACTCCATTATTGTAGGTAGGTATGTAGGGGATAATGCTCTTGCCTCTGTTGGTAGCGCCGCACCCATATTAAACCTTTTACTTGTTCTCTTTGTGGGAATTGCCGTTGGTGCAGGTATTATGGTTGCTCAATATTTTGGCGCTAAAGATCGTGGAAAGCTCTCCCATACCATTGGTATATGCATAACCCTTACAGCCATTGCATCTGGAGTAATTATGATCGTCGGTCCTATTGTGACTCGTCCCTTACTTTCTTTTCTCAATACACCAGATACCATTATTGATTGGTGTACAAGGTACCTTATCATTTATTTTGTCGGTATTGGGGGCCTTGCTTATTATAATATTTTGGCCGGTGTACTACGGGGATTAGGCGATTCTTTATCCGCTCTTATATTTTTATTGGTTTCTACAGCTTTAAATGTTGTATTGGATCTTTTGTTTGTGGCAAAATTAGGCATGGGAGTACCTGGGGTTGCCTTAGCTACTGTCATTGCTCAGGGAATATCAGCGGTACTTTGTATGGTTAAACTGTTAAAAATGAAGGAAAATTTTGATCTTAACTGGAAAATGTTGAAATTAAACAAGGAATATTCTTATAAGCTTATAAAGCTTGGATTGCCTTCAGGACTTACCCAAGCAATATTTTCCTTAGCCATGATTGTTGTGCAGTCTCTCACCAATAGTTTTGGGGAGATGGTCATCGCTTGTAATGTTATTGTTATGCGGGTAGATGGTTTTGCCATGATGCCCAACTTTTCCTTTGGAAGTGCTTTGACAACCTTTACGGGGCAAAACATTGGAGCAAAAAAAATTGACCGGGTAGAAAAAGGAGCTAAAGACGGTACATTAATAGCTGTTGGCGTAGCCACTACAATTACTCTCTTGATATTGATTTTCGGTAAACATCTCATGGGGATTTTTACTGATACTAAAGATTTAGTTAATTTAAGCATGCATATGATGAGGATTCTTGCTGTAGGTTATATCGCTATGGCCGTAACCCAGAGTTTATCCGGGGTTATGCGAGGTGCCGGGGATACCATAACGCCTATGTGGATTTCTCTCATTACCACTGTTGTCCTTCGCGTACCTATAGCCTATGGCATTGCCTATTTTACCCGAAGTGCAGCTTATCCCACTGGTAGGCCTGAATCAGTCTTTATTTCCCTATTGGTTTCTTGGGTTATGGGAGCGGTTATTAATATATTTTTCTATAGAAAAGGAAATTGGCGAAGAAAAGGTTTTGCTGGTGAATAG
- a CDS encoding methionine ABC transporter permease, whose protein sequence is MLEFIQTWLPNLMELYPDLLKALYETLIMVFMAGIVSTLLGIPIGIALVVTRPGHILENQIVYQIVGKIINVFRSIPFIILLAAIIPITRFIVGTTIGIKGALVPLVFGATPFVARQIESVLLDIDSGVIEAAEAMGSSPFEIIYRVLLVEGRAGIIYALTISMVSLIGFSAMAGTVGGGGLGDFAIRYGYQYFKTDIMIVTIIILLVLVNFVQGLGEFIVKRINH, encoded by the coding sequence ATGTTAGAGTTCATACAGACATGGCTACCCAACCTCATGGAATTATATCCTGATTTACTTAAGGCCCTTTATGAGACCCTTATTATGGTATTTATGGCCGGAATTGTTTCCACTCTATTAGGTATTCCCATTGGTATCGCCTTAGTGGTGACAAGACCAGGTCATATTTTAGAGAACCAAATAGTTTATCAAATTGTAGGGAAAATTATTAATGTTTTTCGATCCATTCCCTTTATTATTTTGTTAGCGGCAATTATTCCCATAACTAGATTTATAGTGGGTACCACCATTGGCATAAAGGGAGCCTTAGTGCCACTGGTATTTGGCGCAACCCCCTTTGTAGCTAGACAGATAGAATCTGTACTGCTAGATATTGACAGCGGTGTTATCGAAGCCGCAGAGGCAATGGGGTCTAGCCCATTTGAAATCATATATCGTGTTTTACTTGTAGAAGGGCGGGCAGGCATCATCTATGCCTTAACCATTTCAATGGTGAGTTTAATTGGTTTTTCTGCAATGGCAGGTACTGTAGGTGGCGGGGGGCTAGGTGACTTTGCTATACGGTATGGCTACCAATATTTTAAGACCGATATTATGATTGTCACCATAATTATTCTTTTAGTTTTAGTAAATTTTGTGCAGGGCTTAGGAGAGTTTATCGTTAAAAGAATTAATCATTAA
- a CDS encoding methionine ABC transporter ATP-binding protein, with translation MIFLQQVSKTYVSKNQSVKALKEVNLHVSQGEIFGIVGYSGAGKSTLIRCINLLERPTTGKIIVDQKELTGLSEKELRQSRKKIGMIFQHFNLMKARNVFQNIAYPLKGSGLSKTETETKVLELLDLVGLKDKVSAYPSQLSGGQKQRVAIARALANDPKVLLCDEATSALDPQTTKSILSLLKQINEKLGLTIVIITHEMQVIKEICHSVALMEDGNIVECGNVLEIFSYPKAQITKEFISSVFQQGDIYKFIGKESFINGIEEEEMLAKISFVGQRAGQPFISKISRLFKVDASILFGNIESIQDVAIGSLVVKFSGGKGNILKSIDYLQEHTVQVEVIKDVRVHTDMATQPHGIIS, from the coding sequence TTGATTTTTCTTCAACAGGTCAGTAAGACCTATGTTAGTAAGAACCAGTCAGTAAAAGCTCTGAAAGAAGTCAACTTACATGTTTCTCAGGGAGAAATATTTGGCATTGTTGGCTATAGTGGAGCAGGAAAAAGTACATTGATTCGATGTATAAATCTATTGGAAAGACCAACAACAGGGAAAATAATTGTAGATCAAAAAGAATTAACTGGGCTTTCTGAAAAAGAATTAAGACAAAGTAGAAAAAAAATTGGGATGATCTTTCAGCACTTTAATTTAATGAAGGCTAGAAATGTATTTCAAAATATCGCTTACCCCTTAAAGGGAAGTGGTCTTAGTAAAACGGAAACCGAAACTAAAGTTTTAGAGCTTTTGGATTTGGTTGGATTAAAGGATAAGGTATCTGCCTATCCCTCCCAACTAAGTGGTGGACAAAAACAGAGGGTGGCTATTGCTAGGGCATTAGCCAATGATCCTAAGGTATTGTTATGTGATGAAGCTACCTCTGCTTTAGATCCTCAAACGACAAAATCCATCTTGAGTTTATTAAAACAAATTAATGAGAAGTTAGGCTTGACCATTGTCATCATTACCCATGAAATGCAGGTGATTAAAGAAATATGTCATAGTGTTGCCCTTATGGAAGATGGAAATATTGTAGAATGTGGAAATGTGTTAGAAATATTCTCCTATCCCAAGGCTCAAATTACTAAGGAGTTTATATCCTCAGTATTTCAACAGGGAGATATTTACAAGTTTATTGGTAAAGAGTCATTCATCAATGGCATTGAGGAAGAAGAGATGTTAGCTAAGATTTCCTTTGTTGGGCAGAGAGCAGGTCAGCCCTTTATCTCTAAGATTTCTCGTCTATTTAAAGTAGATGCAAGTATCTTATTTGGAAATATTGAAAGCATTCAAGATGTTGCAATAGGCAGTCTGGTTGTGAAATTCAGTGGGGGTAAAGGCAATATCTTAAAATCTATAGATTATTTGCAGGAACATACTGTACAGGTGGAGGTGATAAAAGATGTTAGAGTTCATACAGACATGGCTACCCAACCTCATGGAATTATATCCTGA
- a CDS encoding chromate transporter — MIKSILTLLISFLQIGLFSIGGGYAVIPLIQEQVVDSNGWLSLQEFTDIITISQMTPGPLAVNTSTFVGIRIAGIPGAVVATLGCVLSGFLISIFLYNFFKKHRDIDSVSNILRGLRSASIGLIAASASTIILIAFWGSSSLNIKFMDINIFAVIIFMISLFLLRKYKTNPIFIILLSGITGLFIYH, encoded by the coding sequence ATGATTAAAAGCATTCTTACTTTATTGATCAGTTTTTTACAAATTGGATTGTTTAGTATTGGTGGTGGATACGCTGTCATCCCTCTCATTCAGGAACAAGTAGTTGACTCCAATGGCTGGCTTTCCTTACAAGAGTTTACAGATATTATTACCATATCCCAAATGACTCCTGGCCCTTTAGCTGTCAATACATCCACTTTTGTCGGCATACGTATTGCAGGTATACCAGGAGCTGTGGTCGCCACTTTAGGATGTGTTTTATCAGGATTTTTGATTTCTATTTTTTTATATAACTTTTTTAAAAAGCATAGGGATATTGATAGTGTTTCTAATATATTGAGGGGTCTGCGTTCCGCTTCCATCGGCCTTATTGCCGCCTCTGCATCTACCATTATTTTGATTGCTTTTTGGGGCTCTTCCTCTCTTAATATTAAATTCATGGACATAAACATTTTTGCTGTAATCATATTCATGATTTCCCTATTTCTATTAAGAAAATATAAAACTAATCCAATATTTATTATCCTACTATCGGGGATTACAGGCTTGTTTATTTATCATTAA
- a CDS encoding chromate transporter has product MKRKNFKLYFILFKITFSISAFTFGGGYIVIPMMRKYFVEDLKLISEQELLDMAAIAQSTPGAIAVNLAVLVGYRIAGTIGAVISCIGTVLPPLLILSVISIFYKAFRSNKIISAILKGMEAGVAATIVDLVIDMTQGIVKEKNWLLSLMVPASFFASFLFNINVLVIIIFCSVLCFVQSYIKMGREA; this is encoded by the coding sequence ATGAAACGCAAAAATTTCAAACTATATTTTATACTGTTTAAAATCACATTTTCTATTAGCGCATTTACTTTTGGAGGGGGATATATTGTTATTCCTATGATGCGAAAGTATTTCGTAGAGGATTTAAAGTTAATTAGTGAACAAGAACTTTTAGATATGGCTGCAATTGCACAGTCCACACCAGGGGCTATTGCTGTTAATCTTGCTGTATTAGTAGGGTATCGTATTGCTGGCACTATAGGTGCCGTCATTAGTTGTATTGGAACTGTTCTGCCACCTTTATTGATCTTATCTGTTATATCAATTTTTTATAAAGCCTTCCGCAGTAATAAGATTATCTCTGCAATATTAAAAGGTATGGAGGCAGGAGTTGCCGCTACCATCGTAGATTTAGTCATCGATATGACTCAAGGAATTGTAAAAGAGAAAAACTGGCTATTATCCCTAATGGTTCCCGCTTCTTTTTTTGCCAGTTTTTTATTTAATATCAATGTATTAGTGATTATTATCTTTTGCTCTGTCTTATGCTTTGTTCAATCTTATATTAAAATGGGAAGGGAGGCATAA